The following is a genomic window from Sebastes fasciatus isolate fSebFas1 chromosome 15, fSebFas1.pri, whole genome shotgun sequence.
GAcgcaaagaaaaaataatttactCACACAAGCgtttatgtatataaatatatatataactagaACTAATGTTATTTTCTCGACCACACTGGTTGGTCATGTTCAGATAGTGTACATCACCGAAGCCAATGATCACATCTTCAGCTGCCCCGGAATGAGGAAAGCTTAATGCACGTGGGGAAAACCATAGTTTATTACTTTTGGGGCCATAAGACGTATATTACACCTCTGCTATGTTTAGTTATTTTTTACAGCTCATAAAACATCAACATTGATACTGGTGTGGTCCTGCCGGTTTGGTCTTGGTGTCAGTAATTGATTTAATTTTGAACACACTCGGTACACTTACCCAGTTCATTTTATGTGTGGGAACCAAGAAACTGAGAGCAAAATGTGTGATATGCTCTAAAAGATCAGAACTCGATGTCCTCACATTACCACCATGACTGATAAACataacacatttgttttatgATACTTGGAACACTCCATGCaggttaaaaatacattttgaatctTTGTGCAAATGATTCATATGGATTTGTACATAATCAGAGACAAAtttgtctgtcttttttttgtttgtcctGTAAACTGTTTAGGCAGTTGGACGATGCCTCGCGCTCTGTGTTCAAGGAGAACGTCCGTCTCAATGAAGAGCTGAAATATCACATGAAGGAGGCAGACGACCTGCAGATATTGACAAATTCACTAGCTGAGGAAAATGCCTCCCTGGCACTGGACAAGGTATATTTGAACCGTAGGACAGCAAACAGCAGTGTTACTATTAGGCAACGGCAGTCCTTGGATAGAGACCATTCATCTCCATAAAGTCATTCTCAATCATTTCAGTTATGAGACTGACTTGTCAGACCCTTGCAGAATATATTTCAGGTGGTTTTTCCCTCGTGTTGTTTACTTATGCTGACCCTGTGTATTTTGCTTGTGGTCCTGCTCCTGCCCCTCCACCTCCTGACTACTACCCAGCCTCTCAGTGGTCAGTGGTTGCGGTGAGTTTCCACTGGTTTATGGGTTCAAATTCAGTGGCTTCTCCTTCGCAGGTTTCTGGCACAGATTCTTGAAGACAAATAAATATTGGGCACATTAATCTTACCTCTGATGATGACAGTAAATGAAGGGAGTAAATCCACTATGTTGAAGCTTTGGCCTCTCACTCAGCAGCACAGGCTAGCACACAAACCATTATCTGTTCCAGCTCTATATTGGCATTTCTACTTTGCTCTTCTGTCTACTCACCCAGAACACGTTTGAGTTGatggcaaagaaaaacacagccCAGATGGAGGCCCAAAAGAAGGAGCTATCTAAGCTGAAGGCCATGGTAGCTTCCCTGGAGCAGGCCCTGGAGCTAAAAGGTGGGGAacctgagagagaggagaggaaggagaaggagaaggctCTGGTCAGCATCCAGGCCGGCCAGGTAGAGTTGGAGAAGCTGCAGAAAGTGCTTTCCATGCGGGAGAGGGAATTGGGGCACGTCAAGCGGCTTGCGAGCACCATTGTAGAGCAGCGCACAGAGCTGGAGCAGTTCTTCCACGAGGCACTGGCTCAGGTGAAGCAGGAGATCATTGACAGCAGGCTGCGATACAAAAAGGAGGCACTGCAGGCTTATCGTTGGAGGCTGAGAGAAGCCACGGCAGGAAAACTCAAGTTCCCACCCATCCGCACCTTTCATAAAGCCCCCAACAGTACCAACTCTGTCTATTCTGACATGGAGGCAGCTGCAAAGTGGTAGGTCCACTTCCCATCATTTCCATGACTTCTACAACTGTGTGATATTTTTAATACCTTGTTTATCAGCACCACGTCACCTGCAGCTCATTCAGCAGTCATGTAACCGTAACGGTCTTCATGATATACATAAAATAATGTGTAAAATACCAGGGGTTAATATTAATCATTAACCATTCATCCACCTGTTTTTAAGGACTCATCAACCAGACAGCAAAGTTGAAATCTCAGATCTCACTTGGGAGCAGAAGGAACAAGTGCTCAGGCTTCTCTTTGCTAAAATGAATGGACAGCAGAGGGAAAGGTAATACAACCTCCCAATAATTGTATTATGTTTGTCTTAGCAAAAAATTTGCTTGTTGCTTGTTAATTCATTAACTTCATCTGAAATAATACTCCGCAATCCACTTGTAATCCCTTAAAATGGACTTGTGGATCAATTACCTCTGAAGAACAAAGTGCAGTGACACCAAGCAGTAGTTCAGGCTGAACTTCTGGTGACTCCTCcctctttttaatgttttaaacagCCATTTTCTCAGCAGAAGAGGATACCATAAAACATCAGTTAGGCTTCGACCAATTTTCTTTTCCATCCAGCTGCTTAAAAAGAATGAAGAGTCTGGGCACAATAGTAAAAATAGGCCCAGCCACAGAGTCGTGTGCTTGGAAACAAACATCTGGTCACGTCGATTTGCTTTCAGCCTATTGGCCCTTCTTCACGTGCACCAGcagtttattttgttctttgaaCGCTTGTGGTTAGAGAGCAGCTGGTAACATGATTTTCAAAAAAGGAGTGTGCAGGGGATCTGAATGTATGGGGGTATTGCAGGCAAGAGAAGATGTATATTCATGTTAACAGTGGTCTGGCACCTAGTCCAGCAATATAACGCAGAACATTTGGCGACTCAGTTAGCAGCATCGAAAGTCCATGTGCATTGTTTACCCAGACTAACCCCTTTCCAAGAGAGGCTGCAGCAGGCCTGAGTGAATAGACACCAGTGTGCTAAAACATGGCTTTTCATTATGAGGTTCTGTATGTAACTGCAACTCTGCATTTTCCTGATAGGAGAGCCAGCCAACATCTGGCTTTGTCTGCCTCCTCTGAGAAGAAGAGCCCTATTGACAGCGATGCTGCCGGGTAAGACACTAAAGGAATGTACGGGAATAAAAAGTTGTACCTCATCCTTACAATTATGAAGCCTGTGCAGATTAACTGGTGCCACATTCCATGTTTAACGGAAAAAGCATTTGCTGTGAGAACATGAGTGCTTACGTGTGATTTATCAGATCGCTGAATTTCTTTCAGAATTAGAGAGGAGCTCTCCCCGGCGACCTTCGTCACCCAGGCGCCCGTTCTGCCCTCGAACGCAAACAGCCTGCCGGATATAAACACCACATGACCCCTGTGTGGCCTCTGCATTGCACATCACACTGGTTTGCGTCTTCTTTGTACCCTTTCCCACAGAGTGTCAATCATGTGTTTAGTAGAATACAAGCGGTTTGTTTGTGCTCATTATAAATATATCTTACCATGCATGTATACATGGCTTCTGAGTACTCGTTCATGCATGAAGCTTGTTTGCCGATATCAAAATAGGCACCAGATTATATACAAACAAATCATTGGATCAGTGGAATACAATGCAGTGTCCATGGTAACCGTCATTTATGGGGATTACACCCACTTCAGTTTAAGTAAGTACACAAGAGTTTCAATAGTGGTGTTGTATTTGAGGAAATGGCATTGATCCAATAATGTTGCATCAGCTGTACAGATCTTTTGCACTGTTAAAATCTTGGCCACAGTGGTTTACATTTACAgagtatctactgtatatacacatcaaatataaaaaggagcattatttaataatttgtatTAATGAACTATTCACATCGACTAGTATGTGGAAGAAGGGTGTGTAGGTATTGTGGTTTATCAGACTGAGTAACAGCTCTCGGAGTATTTAGCGTCCCATGGTGGGCATGGTAACTGCAGGACTTGTCACGGTGGCATCTTCAGCTTTCCATTGTGAGGTTACAGTTTTGATCTGTGTGTAGAACTGGATGCCCtgtagagaaaaaataaaaacatttacaacaaAACTTTAGACTGCTAGATCTGTGTATTTCTTATACCTGTAACAATAGCAtgcatttgtttatttcatACTTGTTTTCCGTAGAAGTTCATGTCCCCTCTGAAGGATCCTCTTGATCCAGTAAAGGAGAACATAGGCAGTGGAACAGGGATGGGAACGTTGACTCCAACCTGCAGAAAACAAGtattttccctttcatttccATAAGTGTAAGTTTTGTAAAACAATTCCCCAGGATCCTAAATTGCTAGGATGAGAAAGATGCGGCCGATGAGAGATGTGGTATATGCATACTGTTTAAAAAACAAGCTTACATGATCTCACTAAAACAAAGATAAACCTGTGGCTTATATTTGCAGTTTTGAAAGGACAGCATGTTCTTATGAGAGGGaagagaaactaaataaaacattttgttatGAAGGCAATACAGGCATGGCGTGGTTGGTTTAGAATGTTTGAAACAGCGGGAATAGGTTTGGACACACTAAGGCCTTTTGGCGAAGGtgcagggaggaaaaaaaaaaaaaggaaaagtagaTGTTTGTTGCATCGAGGTTTGGAGAGGAGAACAGCACATGGCCTGCAAAGCATTCCCCGACATGTGAACAGCAAACACAGGACATAACTAAGGCTCCACAGGCAAACAAACAGGGTAAAAGCTGCTCATATTTATGCATAAACGTTGAACAGGACCCTAGGAATCCCTCTTGAGTTTAATTTAAGATTTCCCTCATCGAATACTACCCGGAAAAATGTTTCCATGTCCCCCTGTTTTCTTTTAACGGACATATATTTGCTGTAGCTATTTGTAGTCTTAACTGGTGGGGAAGTGGAGGGAAGGGGGTTGCCCGAATGTGTGTATATTAGGTTAGGCGCAAACAAGGCTATACTTGACACGGAAAATAATAATGAGTGAAGGTTTTCAAACAGAAATGTGATGTGCTCCCTACTTGAGATGCTGCATAGACATGACAGAGGGATGTGAATGTCTCCTTTCTCCCAAAACAGAGGAACACATTTGGAGGCTGCAGCCACTCACCTGGCCCACGTCCACCTCGTGAGTGTATTTGCGTGCAGTGGCGCCATTTGTGGTGAAGATAGCTGTGCCGTTGCCATAGATGTTCCTGTTGACCATACTGATGGCATCATCCAGAGTGTCTGCCTCGAGAACAACCAACACGGGCCCGAAGATCTCTTCAGTGTAGCACTTCATCTCAGGCTGGGAGGGCACAAAAGAGAACATTTTTAGTAGCAGTTTAGTTTTGGCAAATACAAACGGGTATGTGCACATAAAGAAATTAAACCCACGTACTGTGACCTTGCCGATGATGGTGGGACCCACAAAGTTGCCGTTCTCGTAACCCTTGACCTTGACGTTTCGGCCGTCCAGGAGCAGCTGAGCTCCCTCGTTCACGCCACTCTGGATCAGACTGCAGACTCTCTCCTTGGCCTGTGGAGAGATCAGAGGCCCCACGTCTGCACCAGGCTGGTCTCCTAGCGGGGCCCCAAAAACAACCAGCTATAAAGTTACATACTATGGCACTCGCATGATGTGTGCACATTAAATTGACGCTGACATTCAAATATGTCTTTtgctacaaacacacaaaaaccaGGACGAGGGGCACCCAGAGGCACGCCCTCAAAAATGGATACTTACGGGTTTCCTGTGTACTACAAAAATAAGAGTCCATATCGCTGCAAACAGGGATAATCGTTCTCTATTTAACTCCACATCAACTTCCTTTCTCAGAGGATTTGATGCTCTGAACCGCCATTTAGGCTTGGGCCGCAGATCTGGCCACAAATTTGCAACAGGGCTGACTCAACGAGCCCTCGCTCCCAGCTGACTCCGATGTGAAGTTACAACATGGCAATAGGCGAGAGGTGTGGTTAGGGCGCCGTGGGTGGCCACGACATGACTAAACCCGAGGCCCTCAGGGGAACGGGGGCTCAGAAGAGACAGAGGTGAAGTGCGGGGTGACGGGGCGCGGTACCTGCGTTCACGCGCAGAGCCTTGGAGCGCTCCACCAGCTCCGGCAGCCAGTTCCGTGCCTCGCCCACCAAGATGGCAGTGGACAGGGCCATGCAGCGCTGTCCTGCTGCCCCGAACGCTGCACCCACGAGCTGGTTCAGTGTGTTCTCCTTGTTGGCATCAGGCATCACCACACCATGGTTCTTGGCTCCCTACAGTACAAGCAAAGCGGTTAGCCTTCAGCCGTTTGATGTCCACATTACAGCAGCTGGTTAGTCACAAGTGAGAACATAATATCAGGGAATTATATACAAACAACCTACAaattttatagtatatagtaaaTATGTTCCACATTTTAGTCCACATAACAGACAGGGTTGACATTTATAATTATGGCTCTTCAACAGTGATGCACAGCTGCAGTCTCTTTGCACCTTCTCTCATCTGTACAGCTGGTGGTGAGGAGtccaaaatacaacaacaatCTGTTGGCCAATGCTGCCACCTGCTGGACATTTACAGCAAGTGTCACATTTACAGCTGTGTTGGATTCTCATTTGATACTCACCATGTTCGACTGGACCCTCTTGCCATTTTTAGAGCCCCTTTCGTAAATGTACTCCCCAGCTTGATTTGAGCCAACAAAGCTGATTGCCTTGATGGCCGGATGGTCACAGATGAAATTCACAGCTGTGGCAGAAAGACAGTTATAGAAACTGTATTAACTCAGGTCTCCTTTAATCAACCATAGTAATTAATAACCACTGATAGTTCAAATACTGTCaaatttagagctgcaacgattaatcgattagttgtcaactattaatatgacaaaaaagaaaatgtagcaATTGTCATTTTTATAGATACTAACAAGTTATTAAGTACCAATAGAGGACATTAAGTACAGGTTAAAATATGCTAAGATGAGCTTGATCCGTCACACTATTTACGAAGTGATTCATTTTAACAAACTTTGTGCTCATTCCTAATTTGTGTCATATTCAtcaatgtacaaaaaaaataaaagtatgattGAATTTTGTCCTAGCTTGGATGTGGGGcataactaatgattattttcattattaacaaATCTGCCAAATATTTTTTCGATTGATCggagaattttcttttttaaatgtccgGCTGAAATTACATAattaaatatcttgttttgtcaattgtccaaaacccaatgatATTTAGTTTGCCATTATAAAAGACAAAGCacagcagcaaatcctcacactggagaaaatatttgctgattaattttctgtcgatcagCTAATCAATTtatcgactaatcgtttcagctaaAAGaggaatagataaaaacagatgTATTTTTGTCAAGAAAAAACTGCTTTTTGCCACGTATAAAAGAACTGGTAAacaagaaaatgttttaataacatACATCATAACCTTTGTTGTTTAGCGGTAGCTTAACAGGTAGTTTGATTTACGAAACCGATTTGTTTTGATCAGCTAAATGTGAGAGGGAGCAAAAGCTACACACGAAAGCAGAAGAATATATAAAACCAAGGTGTCCAACTAATAATTCAAAAATGTCATTAGTCACTGTGGCACACGACAGAGACTAATTTTACCACCATTCATTTTGATGCTTAATGGGCGTTAATTTCACACCCTAGGATTCTGTAGGTCATGTTATCAAGTGGACGGACACATCCAGATGTCATATTTTAGTGAATTtagtcttcttcttcatctgccCTAAATTATATATGTATCATATGTGCTGTCTTGTATCTACAGATACAGATTAGCTTCAGAAACACTTACAATGACCAGCTAAAAGGTAACAGAGACCAACTCTTACCAGCGTGTTGGCCGTGGATGATGTTGAGCGACCCGTCCGGAACACCGGCATCCTGCAGCATCTTGGCCAGCAGCATGGTGCAGGCTGGCACCCGCTCCGACGGCTTCATCAGGTAGGTGTTGCCGCACACCAGGCCCATGGGGAACATCCACAGAGGGATCATGGCAGGGAAGTTGAAGGGGGCGATGCCGGCGCACACCCCAATGGGCAGTCGGTAGGTGTAGGTGTCCATGTCCTTGGTGATGGAGGGCAGGGTTTCACCGAGCATCAGAGAGGTGATGCTGCAGGCGTGCTCCACAACCTCtgcaaagaaaagaaatgaacaGAGCATGCAATACATaagttactttttttgtttcccttttttttgcagATGTGTCAACCTATGAGTATATTTGTGTCTGGTATATTTGTAATCAGCTGATCTGACGGATTATATGTTTAGAAGTGATCGGGTATAGACAAGCCATCAGTGctgctgtgcatgtgtgtgtaaattaTCTGCTTTATTGAGACAAGAAAATGTCTGCAGGGTGATTTCTACAAACTTCAAAAAATGAGAGCAATTAGGCTCCAATGTAGGATAGGATTGTGTTCTTGATTTGTTAACACTAACACTCAGAATAATAATTCATTATTCAATGATAAGGGCACTACagacccaatatgtgtactatcgttcaacatacttttgtgtgaataaacagtagaaTGTATCTTTTAGGACgtactgagcagtaatttacatcacttcctgagagcctccttgccggttggagacctgtaaccatggcaacctgtgccaacctcatgtgaccaaaacaatgatttgtgaggatcaaagtctgaactaatctAAAAACTATATTACgcacaaagtgaaatcttataactagttaaattgaagcgacattgatgttacagagctgtccgtcaacatctgtcatgaacgttgtcgtcactaccacattgcattgtTGAATacttatgccgccgtagtgtccagcattTGTATActaatatttttatagtatgcaatttgcgtactattggctTCATACTAagatttcggacatactaaaatatctcataCTGTTTTAACGTGCTAGaaagcatgttagtatggaattttggacgtAACCAAGATGTCCCAAATTTGAGAAAAAAGGAATAAGTGGAGAAAGAAAGCTGAAtacaatatttttatatcaaccTCAAAAAAATTGTTCACATCCCAAAATATAAGGAAAGGTAATAACGGCAATAATTTGTTGGCAATCATTCAAAGGGTTCATGAAGAAAACTGCCCTTTGTTCTGGTGTAGTATAACTCATTAACTATTCCTGCAACCGCAAAGTAAAAGCCTGCAGAACATGAAAACCTTTACCTTGTGTGAGCACATGTGTGAGTGAGATAAACTTACGCAATCCTCTGAAAACATCCCCCTCTGCATCTGCAAGGGTCTTGCCCTGTTCAACTGTGATGGCCTTGGCAAGTTCTTTCTGAAACACAATATGACCCTCATGTCAGTCGTTCGTTCACAGCTTTAgatttaatataaatgtaaatagtAGGCTCTGAACTAACGTGGAAAGATTTAAAAAACTGATTTGCAAAAGGAAGACACGTGACAGTTGTTCAACTTAATAGACTCAAGTTCAACAGTGCTTAATAAACTTGTTTTCAGTTGCACCTTATACTTTCTGACCCTTTGACTTACAATGTTGTCCTTGATAAGCAGCTGATAGCGCAGAAAGACCTGCTGCCGAGTCAAGATGGAGGTCTCAGACCAGGACTTAAAGGCTCTGGAGCACGAGTCCACAGCAGCCAACATCTCCTCCTGGGTGGCTTTTGGTACGCGGGAGATCACTTCGTTGGTAGCctgcagaggagaaaaaaaaaaaaggatgagtCAGTTTACATTAATACACTAAAGACTACCTAGTTTCAATCAGCAGGGGTTGTTGTTCACTAAACGTTATGTAACAGGTTAACCCTAGCAGATGTTTAACTGGTGAATGTGAGCTTTCATGAAGGTCAAACTTTAGATACAAAAAACAGGATTTCCACATTCAATCCTTAAGAAAACATGTATGACTGTTATGTTATGACTTGTTATCCAAGTGTAGCTGAGGTTCAAGCAATATTTCTCATTGACAAtcacttatttgttttgcactgtTAATTCTGATGCATTAATACTTGATGAAAGATACTGTGAATCTGCTCATATAGGTAAGCCAAATACAAATTCCTACATTTGCAATTTTATTACAAGTTAATTAACAATCCGGATGTTCAACCACTGAAACCAGTTTGTACAAACAAACATTACGTAACAGGTTAAGCAACTCAATAATCTTTGCTGCTTTGAGCCATGTCAGAGCTACCAAACCACAGCGCATTATCAGGAAGCCCTCCAGCTAAAGCAGGATAACTAACTAACCCAACTACATACATGGATGTTGACAAAATAAGTGCACCGTTTCTCGATCCAGGCCAGGTGAAAAACTTACAGGATTGTGAATATCCAGCCATTCTGAGGTTTTGGATTCAACAAACTTCCCATCGATGAACAACTTGGTGGTGGGCTGTGAGGAGAGATGTAGCATCACATCTACCTTTAGTCAGCAGGTTCATCGTCATCATGTATGACATTTGCTGTAAAGTGTAATAGCAGTCTGACAATTAATTGTACACTGTTCTCAACTCACCACTGAGGAGGAAGAGTAGCACATGCGGCCAACCTTAAATGGGACCtgagaaacaaacacagcagggaGTTTGAATGAAATCAGCAATAAACTGTCCAAAAACTATAATTGTAggttttgtttatatttgttaaatattaaatacaaaaaaacagccGTTTCAAGTTGCAGCCTGAAGGCCTGCAACATTAACTACAAAGTGTTGAGTCATGAAAAGGCTAGATTGGGGACAATGTCAAGCTGACTGGAGGAGTGACTGCAGTCCAGCCAGTAGAGTAAGAAGTTTTTTAAGTAGGCCCTTGCTTCATACTAGGAATCTGTTTATAAAGGGCAGTGCCTTATCAAACAGCATACAGTCACatggaatatgtaaatcaaggcatcaagtgcttgacaatttatttttttcattgtatgtaaatactacttgcttctgactgtccacttattggtatgatcattctttttctttatttttttgtattctacatgttgaaatacattttgaaatgaaatatcAAGTTAATCCCATCTGTGAGAAATAAATCAGTCTGTAAATAGGAACCCAGACCTAAATCCTGCATCACATGACACTTTGCACTTAGTAAACAATGTCAGCTGTCAACCTGCCTGCGTCATTTGCAGcattttaaagctgtaaaatcTTACCTTTGCCTTTAGCACTGATCTTAATGCTGTTGTCGCCATGGTGGAAATGTTACAGTGCACTTGTTTTTCCCCCAAACTCTGCAGGTAGGACGGTGGCCAGCTGAAGACAACACCAAGCTTCCTCCCTCACAAAGAGATGTATTACCTGTGGGCGGGCTCTAAGGAAAATCTGAGGCTTCCTATTGGCTCCGTGTTCGCACTCACTTTGAAGAACGCAGCCTGATTGGTCAACTGTGGGTGCGTTCTAGCCAATCGCTAGTCGAGGTTTTAGATGATCCGCCTCCAGCTGTGGAACTCGACCAATCATTGGATGTTATTCTATTCTCTGCCAGAACCATTGCTTTATTCAGGCCGAGAGGGTTGTCTCCAAGCAGAGCTATGTCCATTTTACAATAATAAGTCAACGTAGAAGACAGGGACTTTGCTGTGAAATGTGCAGGACATAATCGACTTCTTTTAGAGCAAGCAGCAAACATAAAACACCTCATCACAGCCACAACAATGCACTTGTCCTTAGTTTGCCTCACCAAGGTACTGTAATAACATTGTgtgctaagtgtgtgtgtgtgtgtgcacctaaTGTGAACCATATGAAGGACAGCTATTGCTTAGTCATGGACCAAAGAGTAGGTAGGAGGGCTTTTTAGGAGCACATCCTATTGGCTGCTGCTGGATGATGTTTAACTGTAGAAAAACTGTCTGCAATTGTTGATTCAGTCTAAAAAACTGGAGCCAAACAGCTATGGCAACTCAAACCAAGGTGAACCAGTTAACACAAGAAAAGTTAATTATATCCAGGGGGGATATGTGATGCTTTTTCTGTTCAAATGGACtgaatgttttctgtttttttctatgtAGCCTGTTCTTCATGGATACTTCAGAAGTTCCTGCTCCTGGAGGGTTCGCATTGGTAAGTCATGCCACACAGCATTTGACTACTTTAAAGCATTTCAATGTAAACAATTTGATAATTTGCTTTTCGTGCACCAGCGTTTGCTCTCAAAGGTATTGAATATGACCAGGTTCCAGTCAATCTAATCAAAGACGGAGGTCAGCAGGTACAGTATAGATTCACAGGATCAATATCAATGCAGACATGTCATACTGCACATGATAATTAACATGATGCAGTCAATGTAAATCCTGTATTAGTCTCACAACAGTTCTCTGTGTGCTCAAGCTTACTGAACAGTACAAGACATTAAACCCCATGCAACAAGTACCTGCAGTTGAAATGGATGGCATCACCCTATCTCAGTCAGTGAGTCCCCAAACTCTTCACCCATGTAATcctataaaaatatattttagttaACCAACTTGAATAATACTGAAAATGGTTTCTTGCCCACACAGCTGGCGGTGATCCAGTACATCGATGAGACCAGGCCCGGGCCTCAGCTTCTCCCAGCGGACCCAAAGAAACGTGCCCAGGTTCGGATGATAAGTGATCTAATTGCCTCTGGAATTCAGCCTCTGCAGGTGAGAACAGCACAGAATCAAACTGAAGCAGACCGTTCAAAACAGGCGTTGGTTTGCAAGTTCAGGTGCGATAGGATACAAAAATACAGTCTTGACACATGTACCTTCAAAATAATAATTCCTGGATGTTTCAGAATTTGCACGTGATTCAGAAAATCGGAGCAGAAAAGGTGCAGTGGGCTCAGCACTTCATTGATCGCGGCTTTCAAGGTAGGTGGAAGCCCATCTTCTCTACTATACATCCAGTTTGATTCTATGACTTAATCCCTTGATTTCCTTTACAATTTGTGCACCTTTGTCTTCCAGCTCTTGAGCCCATTCTGAAGCAAACAGCAGGGAAATATTGTGTAGGCGATGAGGTAAGAGGCATGACCATCATATTTAAATCATGACACCTGTTTGATTTACAGCAGAGACTTTTTAAATCTGACTAATTGCTTACCTTTTAGATATCCATGGCAGACATCTGTCTGGTCCCACAAGTCTACAATGCAGAGAGGTATGTAATCAGACATTTCATGAAAGACTGCAAAATAAATACCACATAACACTCAGTCACCCTGAACAAGAAAAGATCAACACGAATGTCATggcatttttttgtttacatgaaACCACCCGCTTTGCCCAACTTGCTGAACTTTAAAACATCTTACAGAGAAGCTAAGCCCTTCTATGTCTTTAATCTCTACAGGTTCAAAGTGGATGTCGAGCAGTATCCAACTATCAAAAGGTTAAATCAAACCTTACTTGAAATTGAAGCTTTCAAAGTGACCAACCCGTCTTGTCAGCCAGACACACCTGCCGATCTGCGTGCATAGAAAAACAACTCTG
Proteins encoded in this region:
- the aldh6a1 gene encoding methylmalonate-semialdehyde/malonate-semialdehyde dehydrogenase [acylating], mitochondrial isoform X1, which codes for MATTALRSVLKAKVPFKVGRMCYSSSSVPTTKLFIDGKFVESKTSEWLDIHNPATNEVISRVPKATQEEMLAAVDSCSRAFKSWSETSILTRQQVFLRYQLLIKDNIKELAKAITVEQGKTLADAEGDVFRGLQVVEHACSITSLMLGETLPSITKDMDTYTYRLPIGVCAGIAPFNFPAMIPLWMFPMGLVCGNTYLMKPSERVPACTMLLAKMLQDAGVPDGSLNIIHGQHAAVNFICDHPAIKAISFVGSNQAGEYIYERGSKNGKRVQSNMGAKNHGVVMPDANKENTLNQLVGAAFGAAGQRCMALSTAILVGEARNWLPELVERSKALRVNAGDQPGADVGPLISPQAKERVCSLIQSGVNEGAQLLLDGRNVKVKGYENGNFVGPTIIGKVTPEMKCYTEEIFGPVLVVLEADTLDDAISMVNRNIYGNGTAIFTTNGATARKYTHEVDVGQVGVNVPIPVPLPMFSFTGSRGSFRGDMNFYGKQGIQFYTQIKTVTSQWKAEDATVTSPAVTMPTMGR
- the LOC141783199 gene encoding basal body-orientation factor 1-like, which gives rise to MVKKKVTKVKRAKAGKAKKDGKQESKGDKESDVEKAKANAALWELRLQVTEQSLVEYREACRKLARANEELTNQLFRTEKDTIDTTGLLQRQDAAKEEKINTLQKSLKSQHALAREEQNNLVDDYTIQINEMKELFRKKSRDFNMIQDGMKKIEVFQKRKAQMEQELSDIRENMDVADKEHRENLNKMEYKFFKEKDRLEREAEETIAVVVAKAHNEAIVQLDDASRSVFKENVRLNEELKYHMKEADDLQILTNSLAEENASLALDKNTFELMAKKNTAQMEAQKKELSKLKAMVASLEQALELKGGEPEREERKEKEKALVSIQAGQVELEKLQKVLSMRERELGHVKRLASTIVEQRTELEQFFHEALAQVKQEIIDSRLRYKKEALQAYRWRLREATAGKLKFPPIRTFHKAPNSTNSVYSDMEAAAKWTHQPDSKVEISDLTWEQKEQVLRLLFAKMNGQQRERASQHLALSASSEKKSPIDSDAAGIREELSPATFVTQAPVLPSNANSLPDINTT
- the gstz1 gene encoding maleylacetoacetate isomerase isoform X2, which translates into the protein MATQTKPVLHGYFRSSCSWRVRIAFALKGIEYDQVPVNLIKDGGQQLTEQYKTLNPMQQVPAVEMDGITLSQSLAVIQYIDETRPGPQLLPADPKKRAQVRMISDLIASGIQPLQNLHVIQKIGAEKVQWAQHFIDRGFQALEPILKQTAGKYCVGDEISMADICLVPQVYNAERFKVDVEQYPTIKRLNQTLLEIEAFKVTNPSCQPDTPADLRA
- the aldh6a1 gene encoding methylmalonate-semialdehyde/malonate-semialdehyde dehydrogenase [acylating], mitochondrial isoform X2; protein product: MLHLSSQPTTKLFIDGKFVESKTSEWLDIHNPATNEVISRVPKATQEEMLAAVDSCSRAFKSWSETSILTRQQVFLRYQLLIKDNIKELAKAITVEQGKTLADAEGDVFRGLQVVEHACSITSLMLGETLPSITKDMDTYTYRLPIGVCAGIAPFNFPAMIPLWMFPMGLVCGNTYLMKPSERVPACTMLLAKMLQDAGVPDGSLNIIHGQHAAVNFICDHPAIKAISFVGSNQAGEYIYERGSKNGKRVQSNMGAKNHGVVMPDANKENTLNQLVGAAFGAAGQRCMALSTAILVGEARNWLPELVERSKALRVNAGDQPGADVGPLISPQAKERVCSLIQSGVNEGAQLLLDGRNVKVKGYENGNFVGPTIIGKVTPEMKCYTEEIFGPVLVVLEADTLDDAISMVNRNIYGNGTAIFTTNGATARKYTHEVDVGQVGVNVPIPVPLPMFSFTGSRGSFRGDMNFYGKQGIQFYTQIKTVTSQWKAEDATVTSPAVTMPTMGR
- the gstz1 gene encoding maleylacetoacetate isomerase isoform X1, whose protein sequence is MHLSLVCLTKPVLHGYFRSSCSWRVRIAFALKGIEYDQVPVNLIKDGGQQLTEQYKTLNPMQQVPAVEMDGITLSQSLAVIQYIDETRPGPQLLPADPKKRAQVRMISDLIASGIQPLQNLHVIQKIGAEKVQWAQHFIDRGFQALEPILKQTAGKYCVGDEISMADICLVPQVYNAERFKVDVEQYPTIKRLNQTLLEIEAFKVTNPSCQPDTPADLRA